The genomic interval TGATAGAACAGACCGCCTGTGGACCCTGATAGACGTCTCTCACTGAAGGCGAATTGCTGTCACAAGGAACGGGCTTTTGCACGTAAAGGTTATGAAATATAACAATTTAACAGACTCAAACCATCCAATTCAATATCTATACTAaatcttctatttttttttcttcttcctgaGATTCACAGTTAGTTTCAGTGTCTTGGAAGCACACCGAACAAACTGTAATTGTCACTTAAACTGATATTTAGGGCAGATATTGTGTATAATACATAAATGTTGGCTAAGGAATAAAACGAGGTCAGATGAGGCCACGGTGGATTATTTTGTCACAGTGAACTTATTTCTGCAGACCAAAACAGTAAGCTTGTAGAAATAGTGTATGTTTATGTAATGGATTATTATGTGATAATTAGATTATTTAAATCAGagctgggtggcacggtggctcagtggttagcattgtcacctcacagcaagaaggtcgctgattcgagtcctgactggaccagttggcatttctgtgtggagtttgcatgttctctctgtgttggcgtgggtttcctccgggtgctctggtttcccccacagtccaaagacatgtgctataggtgaattgagtaagttaaattggccatagtgtatgagtgtgtgtgaatgagtgtgtataggtgtttcccagtactgagttgtggctggaagggcatccgctgcgtaaaacaaatgctggaatagttggcggttcattctgccgtggcgacctctgaaatagagactaagctgaaggaaaataaatgagatCTGTTGTAGATGAGGTCAGAGTGGGATTGTTATagctagttattattatttattattttgtagttGACGATGAGGTCGACCTCACTTGTTTTTCACCAACTTTAAGTTTGGATGTACATTACTGGTCAAAGGTTTGGAATAGTTTTGGAAAAAAATACTCTTAAGTTctccaaagctgcatttatttaatcaaaaatacaatacaaactgtAATTTTATCAAGtgttttaaaatactaataataatgataatcagaaataattacttataattaaataaaacattagaatggttacttaaagggataattgacaaaaaaatggacagctctgtcatcatttactcacctttcaattgtcacaaacctgttaAATTTGACTTtctctgttgaactcaaaagaagatattttgagaaatgttggtaaccattgacttccatagtagaactACTTGAGGGGGAGTAAATCACTAGTACATTTTCTTAAGAAGTGCCACATACTTGAAATGTAGCTTTGTAGCATTTTCGTTTGAAAACATGCGTTTTTTTTACGTTTTCATGTCACGTGTTTCCAAAATGTTCCACATATTTcacttgtaattttaataaatgatacGCACAAAACATGAAGTGTGTTGTTTTGTGACATTCTCATCTGAAATATATGCGTTTTACGTTTTCGTTTTACATTTTCATGTTTCACtggtaattttaataaatgaaacatGGAACATACATGAAATGTttagttttgtaacatttttatttgaaaatgtgcGCTTTTGAGGTTTTCGTTTTCGTGTGTCACTGGTAACTCTAATAAATGAAACACATGGAACATGCATTAAACGTTTAATTTGGTAACATTTTCATTTGAAAACGTGAGCTTTTTACGTTTTCATATAATGTATGTTTCATATATGTTCcacttgtaattttaataaatgaaacacATGGAACATGCATGAAACATGTACTTTTGTAACATTTTCATTTGAATACGttgttttgtaacattttcatTTGAAAACGTGCACTTTTTGGTTTACGTTTTCGTGTGTCACTggtcattttaataaattaaacacatGGAACATGCATGAAATGTGtagttttgtaacatttttatttgaaaatgtgccctttttacattttcatatcaCATGTTTCATATGTGTTTCACTTGTACAcataaaacatgtttgaaatttgCAGTTTCGTAACATTTGAATACCTGTGATTTATGTTTGTGTGTCATTTGTCACTGgtgatataaataaatgaaagacatggCACACGCCTGAAACATTTAGTTTTGTAACATTTTCGTTTGAAAATGTGCGCTTTTGAGGTTTACGCTTTCGTGTGCCACtggtaattttaataaatgaaacacTTGGAACAAGCATGACATGTTTAgttttgtaacattgtaatttgAAAATGTGCCCTTTTTACGTTTTCATATCACGTGTGTTTCATGTGTGTTCCACGTTTTAGTTGTAATTTTAATGAATGAAACACTGGGGCCTGCATGAAATGTGTAGTTTTGTAACATTTTCATTTGAATATGTGTGTTTTACATCTTCATATCGTGTGTGTTTCAAAAGTGTGCCCCATGTTTCACttgcaattttaataaatgaaacatGTAAAGCATGCATGAAATGTGTAGTTTTGTAACATTTGAATACCTGTGATGTATGTTTTTGTGTTCTGTGTCActggtaatattaataaaagaaagACATGAAACACACATGAAACGTTTAGTTTTGTAACATTTGAATACCTGTGATTTAGGTTTTTAAGTCATGTCTCACTGgtgattttaataaatgaaacacACGGAACACACATGAAACGTTTAGttttgtaaaatttttattttaaaaacgtgACTTTTTACGTTTTTATATCACGTGTGTTTCATATATGTTCCACGTTTtacttgtaattttaataaatggaaCACATTGAACATGCATGAAACATGTAGTTTTGTAATGTTTTCATTTGAATACGTGCATTTTACGTTTTCGTGTCCTGTGTCACtggtaattttaataaatgaaacactggaacatgcatgaaatgtttagttttggaacatttttatttaaaaaaatgtgattacTTCTTTCACATGGAAATGTTCCAAAACCACATGTTTCCTGTGtttcatgtgtttattttaacaaataaagcTCATGTGACACTcatggtttttattttaatgggATATTCATATGGAAAACAGTATAACTGTTTTATACAGCTAATTTTGATCAAATCAATGCAGCCATGGTGAGCAAAAAATCATTATTATCCCAAACTTTCGTACACgaattatgcatttattcaagCCGTACTTGCTTTAACCTCCCTGTGTGTTTTCCATCTTTCCTTTCTAGGATTCTCAGGCCTCAGTGAACGGATGCGTCAGATGTTGATGAGGCTCGACTAGTGTGGACCGTTGATTCTCCAGCTGCGTGCGTGTCAATCTGGTCTCGGTGGTTGGAGGAACGCTGCGACTCTATCCCTCATCCATCGTATCTCCCTCATCTGTCTCTCCCTCCCCCTCACGCCGGGGCCCATGTCTGCCAGCGGAGGGTCCATGGAGGGAAGTCGAGCCGTGGAGGACGAGGAGGCGCAGGACAGCTGCTGCGGGGAGGAAGACTCATCCCCGGTGGTGGAACGGAGAAACCGCAGCGGCATCATCAGTGCTCCGCTCAGCAAGAGCCTGAAGCGGTCTCGGGCTCTCTCGCAGTATATCGCCACCTGCTCGGCTGCCGCCGTGGCTAGTGTTGCAAACGCCAACAGACTCGCTCAGAGCTCCATGGTAGCTTCGGGTGTCAAAGCTCACCCTACAGCTAGCCAGCACAGGTCACAGGTCGGCTACGCCAAACTGGACCGGGGTGCATTGGTGTCCGGTCTTCTGGACTCTCCTAGCGGCCTGCATCTGGCCCAGGCTGCTGAGCTCTTGCGGCGGGCCGGGATGCTGCTTCCTGTCAGCGACCCTTCCAATGTTAATGTGGGCGGAGACATAGAGACAGTCTCAGCATCTGATTCGCTGGGAAGTGTGATGGACTTCCCGTTGCTTGGTAACGGCGGAGTGGGCGGCAGCTTTCCGTATCACCCGGGGCTCTTCATAATGACGCCGGCGGGAGTGTTTCTCGCAGACGGGGCGCTTTCACATGTAACGGGCGCATCGGAACACCAGCAGACGCAGAGCGAGATTTCATCGGCCATCAGCGCCAATGGGAAGAAAAAGAGGAAGCGGTGCGGTCTGTGTCCTCCGTGCCGGCGCAGGATTAACTGCGAACAGTGCAGCAGCTGCCGCAACCGCAAAACCGGCCATCAGATCTGCAAGTTCCGCAAGTGCGAAGAGCTGAAAAAAAAACCCGCCGGCGGGCTGGAGGTAAGATGGTGAGCAATAAGCACTACATTCATCAACTGTTCTGACTGAATGCGAGACTCAAACTTGCGTCATCTGCATTGGTACCACAGCTGAATGCCTGAGAACTAAAGGCCCTTTCACATTGAGCGTAACGCAGTAAAGCGAGGTGAATCACTGACATACTGAGTGTTCACACCAAACATGAAATGAATGACCGCCTATGGCAAATTCATGCCTGTGTTCTAAGTTGCCATATATAAATCTGATACATGGCAATATATGCTAGTTACATATGACATACTCAAGTTCATGTTTAGATTtcacatatgtaaatatattatatatgcaatttttatatatatataaagttgaagtctgaattataaaccccattttaatttttttcctttttcaaatatttcccaaattatgtttaacagagaaattttcacagtatgtctgataaaattttttcttctggagaaagtcttatttgttttatttcggctagaataaaagcagtttttaattttttaaaagccattttaaagtcaaaattattagaaaaatatctaattaaatataatttattgtcatcatagcaaagataaaattaatcagttattagaaatgagttattaaaactattatgtttagaaatgttaaaaaaaacaatcaacaaATAGCTGATAAATAGACAGTAAAATGCCTTTAGTAAGACAAAATTTTTgaagaatatatttaaaaaaaattaataacagcagtttttataACAAGAGGTCCACTAAtaacaaagaaatgtttaatcattaatgcattttaaattatgacaatacttattatatttatttttgtcatgtgtgactgTTAAAATGCAATAAACGATTAAACATTTCTTTTGTCATTCGTGGACATCATGTtataaaaactgctgttattaatctttttttagttTCTTCCAAAATTATGTCTTACTAAAAGCATTTTTACTGTCTATTCGTCGGCTACGCCTATATatcagggctgggcgatttggcctataATCTAATTcttaattaattgaacattttaacttgattaagattaatgaacgatttatttttatttaataaccttttttccccctcatagttcactgataagttttgtacaAAAATATGCTCACATGTAATGTACTCATAAAAGGATGCAACCGCACAAAGACTGCGCTGGACCATACCTATGCGTTTGACAAAAAAGTATAAagtagccttaacagagcggggtcacatgactccataTGCGGTAGGggaagtaattgaaaaaattgacctggaaaagtTAGATAGAATAAAGtgtctgaatgtcgatttcgattaattttcaatgaatcgcccagccctactattGTTTCAAAatgatataaatttttttatataactatatatatatatatatatatatatatatatatatatatatatatatatatatatatatatatatatatatatatatatatatatatatatatatatataatatatatatatttctgaatgtcagaattattagccccctttgattttttttcttttttaaatatttcctaaatgatgtttaacagagcatgaaaatgttcacagtatgtctgataatattttttcttctggagaaagtcttatttgttttatttcggctacaataaaaactattttacatttttaaaaaaacattttaaggtcaatattagccccttaaagctacagaacaaaccatcattatacaataacttgcctaattaccctaacctgtctagttaacctaattaacctagttaagcctttaaatgtcactttaagctgtatagaagtgtcttgaaaaatattatgtactgtcatcgtggcaaagataaaataaatcggttattaaatatgagttataaaaactattatgtttagaaatgtgtcgaaaaaaaaatcttctctccattcaacagaaattggggaaaaaaataaactggggggctaataattttgacttcaactgtatgtttgaaTATATAGAAATACAGATTTTCATATGGGAACAATGCATGCTTTGACATTCTGACCTTTCCTTTTTTTCCCCCACCCATATGTATACAATAGTAAATTAAGCTAAATAAAGTTGAAGTAAATATCTCTCATGCTTAAAACATTCCTAAATTATCAAACTTAGCATTGAGCCCTATTTTCTCTGAACAGCCTTGCGGCAAAACCtctttttgttgatgttttcagTTGTTACTGTGACTCTTATTAGATCAGTCTCTGCTCTCCGACATGGCAGATGAAAAGCATGACATCAATTCTTTTATGGGACACTGTACCTCAGCATCTACACTTGTTTGTAAGTGTTTTCTCTGCTGTGTTGCATCACCAGTCTCGCCGTAGTACAGGGCATGTGATCCAATGCTCAAATTGGACGGCCCATTTCAATGCAGGGCGATTGGAAAAACAATCGACATACTGGTCAGAAAAACCCCATCCACCCCATATGTTTTACTCCAAATTGATGTATGGTTTTGATTCAAGAGTGTTGTTGCAGCATAAATTCCCACTCAGAGTGAAAGGGCCTTAAATCAGTAGGTTGCATATCTGACATGTTGAGCTGTGATGCACATGCAGGTGTTGTAAGTTTGATTTGTGTACTTTTTTGACTCTCCTCTCCTTATCATATTGCACTTTCTCTATAATCACTGTGATTTTAAGTAGCACAGGGATGAAAATGAAAGTTGTGAAATGCAAGCAGAGAACAATTCTGTGTAACTAGCCTGTGAAAGCAATGTAGAATAAATAACTGATTTTAGTTTAGCACAGTcatgtaataatcaaggaactttgctgccgtaccatggctgcagcaggtgtaGTAATATCATGCAGTGCCtcaaaatagtccccagctaggtaaatAGGCAGTGTTggacaagctacttgaaaaatgtagtgagctaagctattagctactctacttaaagtgaagtttatttataaactaatttctagaggatcacgtgcttatgattgcttgtggctggaCCTGCGTTATCCAATttacaatgcaccaatcagacgattcctaagctactataaataccctaTAGGCTACATATCacagctatcttcgttttgaagaatccccccttccacccctactcctcctttcctagatggatgGCACGGTGGCCAAGAGCTTGTCTCTGGTTCCAGTCTTTACCAAAACCAGCTGACGTTTTTGTACGgatggagtttgcacgttctccccgtgctcatgtgggtttcccctgggtcccccggttttctcccaccgtccaaaaacatgcaacttaagttaattgactaatccaaatcaactCCATGTACATGCTCATAGTAAGTACTTATCTATTTAAAGAGAAACTACTATCTGCTCTTCAGCCACCATGACAGGGGAGTTTTCGAGATCTaccagagctcaaactcccctctcgctttgcaatgggagggagccccgggctaaaggatcttatgagctcagggctccctcccgggacagcatgccaaacaagctttataatcaatcatcagctaagtgtgaactattgaaatgtagcttaactacagtAAAAGCTAGCCTCTGGGAAatgcaagctaagctaaaagctacttcttctagctacatctaagctatttttgttattttaatttttaaatcgaagcaacttaaatccaagtctatcacatcttagtgatcaataaaactgtcaatgaaacatgagGCAtaaatgttcagttcagttatttactgtaaataatatgctggactaaacataaacaaattatatataacagcaaaaacaatttaaaacacatttacacatttaaaatattttagtaatttatagtaaagggaaatattaaGGAATACACATtagattgtatttatatttacaaatcttcattaatgaattacactacaaaatgtagtatcattagtaactatcatgggTTAATAGTAATGACCATACTTTAGTCTTTACTACAGTACAATGTATATCCCTCAGTCATCTTTGCATCAAGCTAATTTCTCGTGTAAGCCTAATTGATTGGTttgtatatttcccaaatgatgtttaacagagcaaggaaattttcacagtatgtctgataatattttttcttctggagaaattcttatttgttttatttcagctagaataaaagcagttttattttctttaaaccattttatggacaaaattattagctcctttaagctatttttttccaatggtcaacagagcaaaccatcattatacaataacttgcctaattaccccttacctgcctagttaccctaattaatctagttaaagctgtataggagtgtcctgaaaaatatctagtcaaatattatatactgtcatcatggcaaagataaaataaatcagttattagaaaagagttattaaaactattatgtttagaaatgtgttgaaaaaaatctctccgttaaacagaaaatggggaaaaaaataaacagggggctaataattcaggggggcttcaactataaatatatatatatatatatatatataatatatatatatatatatatatatatatatatatatatatatatatatatatatatatatatatatatatatgcatgcatgcatgcatgcatgcatgcatgcatgcatgtatgtatgtatgtatgtatgtatgtatgtatgtatgtatgtatgtatgtatgtatgtatgtgtatatatatatatatatatatatatatatatatatatatatatatatatatatatatatatatatatatatatatatagttgaagcccccctgaatcattagccccctgtttatttttatatatatatatatatatatatatatatatatatatatatatatatatatacagatagacagatatatgtgtgtgtgtgtgtgtatatatatatatatatatatatatatatatatatatatatatata from Danio aesculapii chromosome 14, fDanAes4.1, whole genome shotgun sequence carries:
- the cxxc5b gene encoding CXXC-type zinc finger protein 5 isoform X1; amino-acid sequence: MSASGGSMEGSRAVEDEEAQDSCCGEEDSSPVVERRNRSGIISAPLSKSLKRSRALSQYIATCSAAAVASVANANRLAQSSMVASGVKAHPTASQHRSQVGYAKLDRGALVSGLLDSPSGLHLAQAAELLRRAGMLLPVSDPSNVNVGGDIETVSASDSLGSVMDFPLLGNGGVGGSFPYHPGLFIMTPAGVFLADGALSHVTGASEHQQTQSEISSAISANGKKKRKRCGLCPPCRRRINCEQCSSCRNRKTGHQICKFRKCEELKKKPAGGLEKVMLPTGAPFRWFP
- the cxxc5b gene encoding CXXC-type zinc finger protein 5 isoform X2 produces the protein MSASGGSMEGSRAVEDEEAQDSCCGEEDSSPVVERRNRSGIISAPLSKSLKRSRALSQYIATCSAAAVASVANANRLAQSSMVASGVKAHPTASQHRSQVGYAKLDRGALVSGLLDSPSGLHLAQAAELLRRAGMLLPVSDPSNVNVGGDIETVSASDSLGSVMDFPLLGNGGVGGSFPYHPGLFIMTPAGVFLADGALSHVTGASEHQQTQSEISSAISANGKKKRKRCGLCPPCRRRINCEQCSSCRNRKTGHQICKFRKCEELKKKPAGGLEVMLPTGAPFRWFP
- the cxxc5b gene encoding CXXC-type zinc finger protein 5 isoform X4 is translated as MSASGGSMEGSRAVEDEEAQDSCCGEEDSSPVVERRNRSGIISAPLSKSLKRSRALSQYIATCSAAAVASVANANRLAQSSMVASGVKAHPTASQHRSQVGYAKLDRGALVSGLLDSPSGLHLAQAAELLRRAGMLLPVSDPSNVNVGGDIETVSASDSLGSVMDFPLLGNGGVGGSFPYHPGLFIMTPAGVFLADGALSHVTGASEHQQTQSEISSAISANGKKKRKRCGLCPPCRRRINCEQCSSCRNRKTGHQICKFRKCEELKKKPAGGLEVR
- the cxxc5b gene encoding CXXC-type zinc finger protein 5 isoform X3; its protein translation is MSASGGSMEGSRAVEDEEAQDSCCGEEDSSPVVERRNRSGIISAPLSKSLKRSRALSQYIATCSAAAVASVANANRLAQSSMVASGVKAHPTASQHRSQVGYAKLDRGALVSGLLDSPSGLHLAQAAELLRRAGMLLPVSDPSNVNVGGDIETVSASDSLGSVMDFPLLGNGGVGGSFPYHPGLFIMTPAGVFLADGALSHVTGASEHQQTQSEISSAISANGKKKRKRCGLCPPCRRRINCEQCSSCRNRKTGHQICKFRKCEELKKKPAGGLEVRW